Proteins encoded in a region of the Lathamus discolor isolate bLatDis1 chromosome Z, bLatDis1.hap1, whole genome shotgun sequence genome:
- the MTAP gene encoding S-methyl-5'-thioadenosine phosphorylase, with the protein MAAAAAAVKIGIIGGTGLDDPDILEGRTEKYVDTPYGKPSDALILGKIKNVDCVLLARHGRHHTVMPSNVNYRANIWALKEENCSHVLVTTACGSLQEEIQPGDLVIIDQFIDRTTKRHCTFYDGQHSSLSGVCHVPMAEPFCTKTREVLIETAKKLGLQCHSKGTVITIEGPRFSSRAESLMFRSWGADVINMTTVPEVILAKEAGMSYASIAMATDYDCWKEHEEAVSVDKVLKTLKGNANKATSILLTAIPQIGSMEWTDTLHTLKTTVQCSVILPKQ; encoded by the exons ATGGCCGCCGCCGCTGCGGCCGTGAAG ATTGGAATTATTGGTGGAACTGGCCTGGATGATCCAGATATTTTAGAaggcagaacagaaaaatatgttgACACTCCTTATGGCAAG CCGTCAGATGCTTTGATATTGGGAAAGATAAAAAATGTGGACTGTGTGCTGTTGGCAAG ACATGGAAGGCATCATACAGTTATGCCATCAAATGTCAATTACCGTGCCAATATCTGGGcattgaaagaagaaaattgttcCCATGTATTAGTGACTACTGCCTGTGGTTCATTACAAGAGGAAATACAACCTGGTGATCTTGTCATAATTGACCAGTTCATTGACAG gacAACTAAAAGACATTGTACTTTCTACGATGGGCAGCATTCCAGTCTTTCAGGAGTATGTCATGTTCCAATGGCAGAGCCATTCTGCACCAAAACCAGAGAG GTTCTCATTGAGACAGCCAAGAAGCTGGGGCTCCAATGTCATTCTAAGGGGACAGTGATCACAATTGAAGGCCCACGTTTCAGTTCTCGAGCAGAAAGCCTTATGTTTCGCAGCTGGGGAGCTGATGTCATCAACATGACCACAGTGCCTGAAGTGATTCTTGCAAAAGAAGCTGGAATGAGTTATGCTAGTATTGCCATGGCAACAGATTATGACTGCTGGAAGGAACATGAAGAAGCA GTTTCGGTGGATAAAGTTTTAAAGACACTGAAAGGGAATGCAAATAAGGCTACTAGCATACTCCTTACCGCTATACCTCAGATAGGTTCCATGGAATGGACTGACACCCTGCACACCCTGAAA ACAACAGTGCAGTGTTCGGTCATTCTGCCAAAACAGTAG